DNA sequence from the Raineyella sp. LH-20 genome:
GCGTACATCAGCACCATGCCGCCCAGCACGTTGATCAGCAGTCCCCAGCCGATCGAGTACGGGGCGCCCTTGCGGTAGGTCGCCCAGCCGATCGCTCCGGCGCAGACGACGTAGCCGACCAGGAAGCCGACGGTCGGGCTGGCGAACACGCCGATGCCGCCGCGGCCGCCGGCGAGCAGCGGCAGGCCGATGGCGACCAGGGCGATGAAGAGCAGCTGGGAGAGCAGGGCGCGGCGGCCGCCGAGGATGGCGCCGGCCAGGATGATGCCGAACGACTGGGCGGTGATCGGGGCGGGGGAGAAGGGCGTGTAGAACGCCGGGATGAGACCGAGGGCGGCAGTCACGCCGGCGAAGACGGCGATCAGCGCGAGGTCACGGGCGGGGGTGCGGGGATGAGCCACGTCGAGTCCTTGGGTCGGGGGGGCGGACACCGTGAGTGTAAGGTTCCCGGCCGCGCGACTTGTACACCGTTCAGGTGGTGAACAGTGTTCAGGTGGTGCTCATGTCGCCGCTCACCATCCCGGCCCGGTCGAACGCCTGGGCGGCCAGCCAGCGACCCAGCGCGATCTGTTCCTCGGCGCGATGGAAGTCCAGGGTGCCGAGCGAGTCGCGGGGGACCGTGACCAGGACGTCGGGCGGGAACGAGGCCAGCTGGTAGCGCTGGACGATCGTCTGCATCGTCTCCAACGACATCGTCATCACGTCGGTCGTCCGCAGTCCCGGTGGCATCTCGCCGAACAGGTCCTCCACCGACGGCGCGGAGTCGGCCAGATGGTTGCGTCCGCGGCCGGCCATCAGGGAGGCGAGCGTACGCAGCGGCTCGGCCTCCATCAGATGGCCCATCGTCTGGCGCAGTCGGCCGGTCCACTCCTCCTCGGGCTGCTCGTCGGCCGAGGTCTGGACCGGCAGCGCGGCGCCGCGGTGCGGCTCGTACCCGTCGAGGCTGACGGCGAGGGTGATGTCGGCGGGGGCGGAGGCCAGCACGCTGACCGGCACCTGGTTGAGCACCCCGCCGTCGACGAGCAGGCGCCCGTTGAGGACGACCGGTGGGAAGACCCCGGGGATGGCGATGGAGGCACGTACGGCCGGGTTGATCGGCCCCTCCTGGAACCAGACCTCGCGACGGGTCCACAGGTCGGCGGCCACCGCGGTGAACGGGATCGGCAGGTCCTCGATCCGGGGCACCTCGATGATCTCGGCGACCCGCTGGAGCACCCGGTCGATCTTGATGGTGCTCGGGCCGCGAAGGTTCGGATCCAGCAGCCGCAGGACCTCGCGTTGCGTACGCAGCTCGAGCACCCAGTCGGTGAAGGTGTCGAGGTGGCCCGAGGAATAGAGCGCGCCGACGATGGCGCCCATCGACGTGCCGGCGATCCGGGTGACCCGGTAGCCGCGGTCCTGGAGCTCGGCGAGCACCCCGATGTGCGCATAGCCGCGGGCGCCCCCGCCGCCGAGGGCGATGGCCACGTTGGTGCCGGACGTGTTCCCTGTCGCCGGGTTTTGGATCCCTGTTGCCACGGATCGATCCTAGGCGACCCGGTGTCTCCGATTGGCGTGATCAGGGCCGAGGTAGTAGGGTTGCCACTCGTGACCGCGGCGGAAACCGGGGTTCCACGGGCTGTAGCGCAGCTTGGTAGCGCACCTGACTGGGGGTCAGGGGGTCGCAGGTTCAAATCCTGTCAGCCCGACATTGTGATGTGTCACGACATCGCGGACGCCTGAACCTACGGAATGTAGGTTCAGGCGTTCTTCGTTTTCTGCGTGGTGCTGGTGGTCTGGCCGGTGGGTTGGTAGTCGCGGGTGGGGTCGATGGTGAGCTCGCGCAGGATTTCGCCGGTGGTGGCATTGATGATGGTGACGTCGAGGTCGTGGACGAGGAGTTTGACGCAGGTTCCGGCGTGGGTTCGTCCGATGCCGATGTGGCGTAGCTGGCCGGCGATGCGCAGGGTGACTGCGCCGGTCTTGTCGATCTTGTCGGTGCGGATCCGGTCATGGCTGTCGCGGGTGCGTGCGTCGGGGGTCGGGGAGGCTTTCGGTCGGGCTTGGTAGGCCGCGGCTGGTGTGATCTGTCCGGGCAGGGAACGGTGGGGCCGGTGGTGGTTGTAGGTGTCGGTGAAGGCGTCGATCAGGGCCTGTAGCTGGCCGATGGTGGCGGGTTGGTGGGGTTGGGCGGTCAGCCATTTCTTCAGGGTCTGTTGGAATCGTTCGACCTTGCCCTGGGTCTGCGGGTGGCCGGGTTGGCCGTTCTTCTGGGTGATGCCCAGGATGGCGAGTTCGTGTTCGAGGTGGTTGCGCCCACCGCTGCGTCCGTGACCGGCCAGCCGGACGGTGTAGACCATGCCGTTGTCGGTCAGGGTCGAGGCGGGGTAGCCGTGGCGGGCGGCAGCGGAGCGGAAAGTGTCGACCACGATCGTGGCGGTGATGCGCCGGTGGGCGCTGCAGTGGAGCAGATAGCGGGAGTGGTCGTCGAGCCAGGTGATGATCTCGACCCCGGTGCCGGGTGATCCGTCGGGGCGGGTGAGGCGGTAGTGGGTGAAATCGGACTGCCAGCACTCGTTCGGTTGGTCGGCCTGGAAACGGATGTAGGACGATCGTGGTCGCTTGTTCGGCTGGGGCTCGATGGCGTCGTTGCGGCGCAGGATCCGGTGGATCGTCGCGGTGGAGACGGTCGTGTCGTGGTGGTGGGCCAGGTGCCAGGCGATCGTCTCGGCGCCGGCATCGTGTCCGGCCCGGGTCAGTTCCCGGCGCAGGCGCAGGATCAGTTCGACGGTGGCTGCCGGTGTCGCGGTCGGGGTGGTGTGGGGTCGTCGGGAGTGTGGGGTGAACGCTGCCTCGCCCTCAGTGCGGTAGCGGGCGAGGAGTTCGTAGACCCAGGAACGCGACACGTCGTAGTCCGCGCAGACCTCGGGGACCGGACGGTGAGCGAGGACGACAGCGGTAATGACCAGACGCGCTTTCGACATAACCACCACACACCACAGGCGTCCGCGATGTCGTGACAGATGTGTCCGGAATCTCCTGACTGAACCGCCCCGGCATGTCCGGAGACTCGCTGGTTTGACTCCTCAGCTTGCTGCTGAGGGTTGTTGTTGAGCGTAGTGGGCCTGCTCGAGAACGACCGGTGGCATGTCTCCGCAGTACTCGTTGAGGCGGCGGTGGTTGTACCAGTCGACCCACTTTGCGGTGGCGATCTCGACGGCGTTCACGTCCCTCCAGGGTCCCTGCCGGCGAATGACCTCGGTCTTGTACATCCCGTTGATGCTCTCGGCCAGGGCGTTGTCGTAGCTCGATCCGACGGCGCCGGCTGAGGGGGTGATGCCGGCGTCGGCGAGGCGTTGGCTGTGGGCCAGGGAGAGGTATTGGCTGCCGTGGTCGTGGTGGGCGACCAGGGCGGTGAAGTCGGCACGGTCCTCCCGCTCACGCACCCAGATGGCCTGCTCGACCGCGTCGAGGACGAGGTCGGCGGTCATCGTGGTAGCGGCCCGCCAGCCGATAATCCGGCGGGCGTAGGCGTCGACGACGAACGCCACGTAGGTCCAGCCGGCCCAGGTCGACACGTAGGTGAAGTCGGCGACCCACAACCGGTTCGGCGCGAGCGGCTCGAAGTTGCGATTCACCAGGTCGGCCGGCTTGGGCCCGATCCCGGCGATCGTTGTCCGTTTCACCTTGCCGCGGACCACCCCGGCCAGCCCCGCCTGGCGCATCAGCCGCTCGATGGTGCAGCGGGCGACGGGTATGCCTTCCCGGTTCAGCGCCAGCCACACCTTGCGGGGTCCGTACACCCCGAAGTTGTCGGCATGGATCCGCCGGATATGTGCCAGCAGCACCTCGTCGCGCTGCTCGCGCTTGGAGGGCAGCCGGTCGCGCCACTCGTAGTAGGTCGACGGGGCGATCTTCACACCATGCTCGGACAACACGGCACAGATCGGCTCTACCCCCCATCGCAACCCACCGGTGGCGGGCTGGTGGTCGGCGTGCTCGCGGATGAAGTCCACGATCACTGCCCGGGCCGGTCGAGCTCGGCCGCGAAGAAAGCCGACGCCGCCTTCAGGATCGCGTTCGCCCGCCGCAACTCGGCGTTCTCCCGCTTCAACCGCTTGACCTCGGCCGACTCCTCCGACGTGACCCCCGGCCGGGCGCCCTGGTCGACCTCGGCCTGCCGCACCCACTTACGCACCGTCTCGGCCGTGGAGATCCCCAGCAGCTCCGCGACCCGGGCCATCGCACCCCAATCGGTGTCCTGATCCGGCCTGATCTCGGCATACATCCTCACCGCCCTGGCCTTCAGCTCAGCCGGATACCTCTTCGACGTGTTCCCTGCCATGACTCCAACCTTCCCAAGGTTCGGAGTCTCCGGACATGCCGGGGCGGTTCAGTGTTGTGCGGAGTTCTGTGGGGGTCGATGTCAGAGGCGTGGTGTCTGCTGTCTCTCGAACGGAAGCATGGTTGCGATTCGATCAGACGTTCGCTACAGTTTTCGTACGTAGGTTCGACTCAGGGAGATGGCGATGACTGCTGTGGTGCGAGAGGCCCGGGTGGGGGTCGGCGTGAACACTGCCGGGCCGACTGTGGCTGGTGGGACGTCCTGTGCGGCTGGGACCCGTGGGGTCGAGGTGGATGGGGGTCGGATCCGTGTGGGGCAGGCACCCGCGGGGTGGTCCTCGGGTGCACGGCGGTGTCTGCTGGTCGATGACCTGTCGTCAGGGCATGTGGCGGCCGGTGTGGGACGGGTGACCTGGGTGGGGTCCGGAGTTGTGGCCGATGGCCGTCGCGCCTCGGTGGGCCGCGGCCGCTCCGGCGTGTCGGACGACGGCTTCGACGGTGTGCGGGTCGGTGTGACCGGCGTCTACCTGTCGAGGCTGGGGGCGCGATGCGAGGTGGTCTTCGATGCCGTGTCATCCGTCGCCCTGCTGGTGTTGATGGCGATCTCTGCGGTGGTGGTTGCAGTGGTTGTGGTCGGGGTGATGGCGGGCTACATCGTCTGACGATCTGCCGGTCCGGTCGGGCGGTGCGCCGGGGGTCATGTGGGCGAGGTGTGGCTGCTGGTTGAGGGAACTGTCGGCTCGACCGCTGGTACTGGTTGACCGCCTGGTGGCGCCGTTCTGGCGAAACGCCGAGCCGTGTGGTGAAGATGCGTTCGTCACGGGTGCAGGCGTTGCGACGCGGCTGTGTTGGCGGGTTGATCTATGGGGTTGCGAGTTCTATGATCACAATATCTAGTAGTTACAGATGTGTGGTTCACCCACAGATTGTGGTTGTTATCCACCTGTTGTCCACACGTGATCAACAGGACCCACTCCCGGCTTCGTGTCTGGGGGGAGCCTGACCGGCGGATCAGCCACCAGGGCTGACCGGAGAAGGGGGAGACGTGAACTGTCCGTTCTGTCACCACAGTGACACGCGTGTTCTCGACTCCCGTGCTGCCGAGGACGGCCAGAGTATCCGTCGTCGTCGCCAGTGTCCGGAGTGTGGTCGCCGGTTCAGCACCGTTGAGCAGATGCAGCTGTCGGTGAGCAAGCGGTCGGGGGTCGTCGAGCCGTTCGATCGCAGCAAGGTCGTCCAGGGTGTCCGCAAGGCCTGCAAGGGTCGACCGGTCACCGAGGATCAGCTCGCTCGACTCGGCCAGGAGGTCGAGGACGCGATCCGTGCCAGCGGTCAGACGATCGTCCCGTCGCACGCCGTCGGAGTGGCCATCCTCGGTCCGCTCCGGGAGCTCGACGAGGTCGCCTACCTGCGGTTCGCCAGTGTCTACCGCCAGTTCCAGTCCGTCGAGGATTTTGAGGCCGAGATCGCCGCCCTGCGGGCGGGGTCGAGCTCGGTCGTCGTCAGCACGTCGTAACCTCCATCCATCAGAAGAGGGGTCACCCATGTCCGAAACCACCCGTCCGTCGACCAGTCGGTCGCGGTCGGCCCGTCCCAAGTCCGGCAAGGGGACGGGCCTGACGATCGCGCGGGTCTTCAGCTCCGAAGGTGTCCACCCGTACGACGAGGTCACCTGGGAGAAGCGTGACATCGTCCAGACGAACTGGAAGACCGGCGAGAACGTCTTCGAACAGCGCGGCGTCGAGTTCCCCGATTCCTGGAGCATCAACGCCTCCACCATCGTCACCACGAAGTACTTCCGCGGTGCCGTCGGAACCGATGCCCGCGAGGCCAGCCTGAAGACCCTGATCGACCGGGTGGTGAACAAGTACCGCACCACCGGCGAGCAGGAGGGCTACTTTGCCACGCCGGAGGATGCCGGCGTCTTCGCCGACGAGCTGACGTGGATGCTGCTGCACCAGTACTTCAGCTTCAACTCGCCGGTGTGGTTCAACGTCGGCACCACCGCCCCCCAGCAGATCAGCGCCTGCTTCATCCTGTCGGTCGACGACTCGATGGACTCGATCCTCAACTGGTATGCCGAAGAGGGCCGCATCTTCAAGGGCGGCTCCGGCGCTGGGGTGAACCTCTCCCGGATCCGCTCGTCGAAGGAGCTGCTGAGCTCCGGTGGCACCGCCTCCGGCCCGGTGTCGTTCATGCGTGGCGCGGACGCCTCCGCGGGCACCATCAAGTCCGGCGGTGCCACCCGTCGGGCTGCGAAGATGGTCGTCCTCGACGTGGACCACCCCGATATCGAGGAATTCGTCGAGACGAAGGCGCGCGAGGAGGACAAGATCCGCGCCCTGCGGGACGCCGGGTTCGACATGGACCTGGACGGCAAGGACATCGTTTCGGTCCAGTACCAGAACGCGAACAACTCGGTGCGGGTCTCCGACGAGTTCATGCGGGCAGTCGAGGACGGCGACGAGTTCGGTCTGCGGGGTCGGCTCAGTGGCGACGTGATCGAGACCGTCGACGCCCGCGGCCTGTTCGGCAAGATCGCCCAGGCGGCGTGGGAGTGTGCCGATCCCGGGTTGCAGTACGACGACACCATCAACGACTGGCACACCAACCCCGAGACCGGCCGGATCACCGCGTCCAACCCCTGCTCGGAGTACATGAGCCTGGACAACTCGTCGTGCAACCTGGCGAGCCTCAACCTGCTCAAGTTCCTGACCGACGACGACACCTTCGACGTCGCGCGGTTCGTCAAGGCGGTCGAGCTGATCATCACCGCGATGGACATCTCGGTGACGTTCGGCGACTTCCCGACCGAAGCGATCGCCGAGACCACTCGCAACTACCGTCAGCTCGGCATCGGGTACGCCAATCTCGGTGCGCTGCTGATGGCGACCGGCCACGGCTACGACTCCGACGGTGGCCGGGCGCTCGCCGCCGCGATCACCTCCCTGATGACCGCCACCGCCTACCGCCGCTCGGCCGAACTGGCCGCCGTCGAAGGCGCGTACAACGGGTACGCCCGCAACGCCGACGCCCACCAGCGGGTGATGCGCAAGCACCAGGCCGCGAACGACGAGCTGCGTACGGTCAACGCGATGGATGCGGCGGTGCACCAGGTCGCCACCCAGGAGTGGGAGCAGGTCGTCTCGCTGGGAGCCCAGAACGGCTTCCGCAACGCCCAGGCCTCGCTGCTCGCACCCACCGGCACCATCGGCTTCATGATGGACTGCGACACGACCGGCATCGAGCCTGACTTCTCGCTGGTCAAGTTCAAGAAGCTGGTTGGCGGCGGCTCGATGCAGATCGTCAACCACACCGTCCCGAAGGCCCTTGCGAAGCTCGGCTACGCCGAGGAGACGATCGAGGCGATCGTTTCCTACATCTCCGAGCACGGTCACGTCGTCGACGCCCCCGGGCTCAAGCCGGAGCACTACGAGGTCTTCGACTGCGCGATGGGGCAGCGGGCGATCCGGCCGATGGGTCACGTCCGGATGATGGCCGCGGTGCAGCCGTTCCTGTCCGGCGCCATCTCCAAGACCGTGAACCTGCCGGAATCGGCGACGGTCGAAGACATCGCCGACGTCTACCTGCAGGGCTGGAAGCTCGGTCTGAAGGCCCTGGCCGTGTACCGCGACAACTGCAAGGTCGGACAGCCGCTGTCCACCGGTGCGAAGGCGGACAAGGCCGACGAGGTCGCCGAGCCTGAGGTGCAGATCGAGTACCGCCCGATCCGCAAGCGGCTGCCGAAGAAGCGCCCGAGCTTCACCACCTCGTTCACCGTCGCCGGCGCCGAGGGCTACATGACCACCGGTTCCTACCCGGACGACGGCCTGGGTGAGATCTTCCTGAAGCTGGGCAAGCAGGGGTCGACCCTGTCCGGCGTGATGGACGCCTTCTCGATCGCGGTCTCGATCGGCCTCCAGTACGGTGTGCCGCTGACCACTTTCGTGCAGAAGTTCACCAACCTGAAGTTCGAGCCGGCCGGCATGACCGACGACTCCGACATCCGGATGGCTCAGTCGATCATGGACTACATCTTCCGCCGCCTGGCGCTGGACTACCTGTCCTTCGACGAACGAGCCGAGCTCGGCATCTACACCGCTGCAGAACGGGCCCGCTACCTGGACACCGGCAGCTACCAGGACGATGCCGACGCCGATATGGCGGACCTGCCGGCCAGCCGGCCGACGAACCGCCCCTCCTCGATGCCGACCCTGCTGGTGGCTCCGCTCACCTTGGGCTCAGCCGGCTCGTCGGCCGGCACCGGTGCCGCCGCTCCGGTGGCACCCGCGCCGGCTGCCCGCCAGAAGGCATCGGAGGCGGCCCCCGAGGCTGTGTCGGGCGGTGACCGGTCCCCGCACGACGCGCACACCAGTGCCGAACTGATGGAGGAGCTCACCGGCACCTCGGTCGATGCTCCGCTCTGCCTGACCTGTGGCACCAAGATGCGCCCCAGTGGCTCCTGCTACGTCTGCGAGGGCTGCGGCTCGACCAGCGGCTGCAGCTGAGTAACGGTTGCACGCGGTGCGCCGATGAGGCCCCACTCCGGATCTCCGGAGTGGGGCCTCGCCGCTTCTGGGGAACGCTCGGCCAACCGCCGCGGAGGCGCTACGATGATGCAGAATCAACATACCCCTAGGGGTATCTAACGGAAAGCGCGCCATGATCAAGAACATCGGCAACACCGACCGTCTCGTCCGCTTCACGCTGGGCCCGATCCTGATCGTCGTGGCCTTCGTCCTCGGCATCACCTCCGTCTTCGGCATCGTGGCCGCCGTCCTCGGCGTCCTGCTTGTCGCGACCGCCGCCGTGCGGACCTGCCCCGCGTACCTGCCCTTCGGGATCCGCACCACCCCCAGGAGCTGACCCCAGGACCGACTCGTGCAGGGTCATTCCCAACGGATGTCATCCGGCACCTGATCCGGCCGCCAGCCGCGCCAGATCGGGTGCCGGAACCTCCCCGACGAGGTGAATTCCCCGTACGCGACCTCCGCCACCAGAACGGGCTCGACCCAGTGCACGCCCTTGAGCTCCTCTGCCGGCACGGCAACCGCTGGGACGTCCCGGGCGAGTGGAGTCAGCAGTACCCGAGCCTCCTCGCGGGTCCTGTCCCCGAAGCCCGACCCGACCCGTCCGCTGAACACGAGCTCTCCGGACGGGTCGGGCACCGCCGTCAGGACCGCCCCGAGATCCTCGGTATCGCCGATCGGGCGCCAACCGATCACCACCACGTCCTGGGTGCGCCGGTGCTTGACCTTCAGCCAGTCGGCCGAGCGTACGCCCGACCGGTAGGGCGACGACCGGCGCTTGGCGACGATCCCCTCCAGTCCGAGCTGCTCCGAGGCGGACATCGCCGCGCTCGCTGATCCGAGGTGGGCCGGCGGGACGAGGACGCTGTGTCCGCCGGGGCTCTCCACGTTCCCGCGGGAACGCCCCCGCTCCGTTCCGTCGGGCGACAAGACCTCTTCCAGCAGTCGGCGGCGGGTGTCGTACGTCTCCCCGGTGACGTCGCGCCCGTCGACCTCCAACAGGTCGAAGACCATCAGGGTGACCGGCACCTCGGCCCGCAGCCGAGCGACATCGCCGGTGCCGGTGAGGTTCATCCGTCGTTGCAGCAGGCCGAAGTCGGGATGCCCGGCCGCCCCGATGGCGACCACCTCTCCGTCGACGACCAGATCGCCGCGGGCCAGCGTGCCGAGCTCGGCAAGCTCCGGGTAGGTGGCCGTCACGTCGCGGCCGGTCCGACTGGTCAGCCGTACGTGACCGCTCGACGACCTGGCGATCACCCGGATGCCGTCCCATTTCATCTCGTACGCCCAGCCCTCCCCGGACATCAGGCCGAGCGTCCCCGACGTGGCGAGCATCGGCGCATACGTCGCCTCCGGCTGGTCCGGCGGATGGCTGGTACCGCCGGACGGTCGGTCCGAGGGAGACTCGCCGTCGCGGTGGGGCGATGTATCGCGGTGAGGCGACGTGCGGGGGTGGGGCGACGTGCGGGGATGGGGCGGATCGTCGGCAGGGGAGGCATCGACCGGGCGGCTCTCACCGACCGCCCGAGCCGCCGGCAGGCCCACCGGATCCAGAGGACCGGGACCGCGCTGCAGCCGGTCCAGCACGTCGCTCATGGTCAGCTGGGCCAGGCCCGGATCGTCCAGCTCGTCCCATTCCCGGGGCGCGGCGACGGTCGGCACCAGCCGCCCCCGCAGCGACCACGGGCAGATGGTCGTCTTGCGGGCGTTGTTCTGCGACCAGTCGAGCAGCACCCGGCCGGTCCGCAGCGAACGGCGCATCTCGGAAACGACCAGCGTGGGCAGCTCCTGCGCCAAGGCGTCCGCCAACGCGCGGGCGACGGCGCTCACCTCGTCGGACGAGGCAGTGCCCGGCAGACCGGCGTAGAGATGCAGACCCTTCGACCCCGAGGTGACCGGGGTAGCGGTCAGGCCCATGTCCGCCAGCACCGCACGGGCCTCCCGGGCGACGCGTACGCATTCCGGGAGCCCGACGCCCGGCCCTGGATCGAGGTCCAGCACCAGCCGGTCGGGCGGGTCGGGCTCCCCGTCCGGACCGAACCGCCACTGCGGAACGTGGATCTCGAGGGTGTCCACCTGGGCCAGCCAGGCCAGCGTCGCGGTGTCGTTCACCAGCGGGTAGGTGATGACGCGCTCGGTGTGCGGGATGTCGCGGCGTGCCACCCACGAGGGGGCGCCCCGCTCCAGCTGCTTGGTGAAGAACGCCTGCCCTGGTTCCTCGGCCGTCCCGACGCCGTGCACCCAGCGCTTGCGGGTGGCGGGGCGGTCCCGGGCCCAGCCGATCAGCCGTTCGGCGACCGCCAGGTAGTAGTCGAGGACCTCGCCCTTGCGGGTGCCCGTCGAGGGGTAGAGGACCTTGTCCGGGTTGGTGAGCGTGATCGTCCGCCCCTCGACCTCCACCCTCCGGGGCCGGCCGGCCGTCGCACCTCTCGAGCCCGCCATCGCACCTCTCGAGCCCGCCATCGCACCTCCCGAGCCCGCTGTTACAGGCCACTGTATGTTCCCCAGATCACATCTGTCGGGTTCAATGGAGTCATGAGGTCGATGTGGGCAGGGGCGATCGCCTTCGGACTGGTCAACGTCCCGGTGAAGCTGTACGCCG
Encoded proteins:
- a CDS encoding DUF2892 domain-containing protein, encoding MIKNIGNTDRLVRFTLGPILIVVAFVLGITSVFGIVAAVLGVLLVATAAVRTCPAYLPFGIRTTPRS
- a CDS encoding patatin-like phospholipase family protein, producing MATGIQNPATGNTSGTNVAIALGGGGARGYAHIGVLAELQDRGYRVTRIAGTSMGAIVGALYSSGHLDTFTDWVLELRTQREVLRLLDPNLRGPSTIKIDRVLQRVAEIIEVPRIEDLPIPFTAVAADLWTRREVWFQEGPINPAVRASIAIPGVFPPVVLNGRLLVDGGVLNQVPVSVLASAPADITLAVSLDGYEPHRGAALPVQTSADEQPEEEWTGRLRQTMGHLMEAEPLRTLASLMAGRGRNHLADSAPSVEDLFGEMPPGLRTTDVMTMSLETMQTIVQRYQLASFPPDVLVTVPRDSLGTLDFHRAEEQIALGRWLAAQAFDRAGMVSGDMSTT
- the nrdR gene encoding transcriptional regulator NrdR is translated as MNCPFCHHSDTRVLDSRAAEDGQSIRRRRQCPECGRRFSTVEQMQLSVSKRSGVVEPFDRSKVVQGVRKACKGRPVTEDQLARLGQEVEDAIRASGQTIVPSHAVGVAILGPLRELDEVAYLRFASVYRQFQSVEDFEAEIAALRAGSSSVVVSTS
- the ligD gene encoding non-homologous end-joining DNA ligase, whose product is MAGSRGATAGRPRRVEVEGRTITLTNPDKVLYPSTGTRKGEVLDYYLAVAERLIGWARDRPATRKRWVHGVGTAEEPGQAFFTKQLERGAPSWVARRDIPHTERVITYPLVNDTATLAWLAQVDTLEIHVPQWRFGPDGEPDPPDRLVLDLDPGPGVGLPECVRVAREARAVLADMGLTATPVTSGSKGLHLYAGLPGTASSDEVSAVARALADALAQELPTLVVSEMRRSLRTGRVLLDWSQNNARKTTICPWSLRGRLVPTVAAPREWDELDDPGLAQLTMSDVLDRLQRGPGPLDPVGLPAARAVGESRPVDASPADDPPHPRTSPHPRTSPHRDTSPHRDGESPSDRPSGGTSHPPDQPEATYAPMLATSGTLGLMSGEGWAYEMKWDGIRVIARSSSGHVRLTSRTGRDVTATYPELAELGTLARGDLVVDGEVVAIGAAGHPDFGLLQRRMNLTGTGDVARLRAEVPVTLMVFDLLEVDGRDVTGETYDTRRRLLEEVLSPDGTERGRSRGNVESPGGHSVLVPPAHLGSASAAMSASEQLGLEGIVAKRRSSPYRSGVRSADWLKVKHRRTQDVVVIGWRPIGDTEDLGAVLTAVPDPSGELVFSGRVGSGFGDRTREEARVLLTPLARDVPAVAVPAEELKGVHWVEPVLVAEVAYGEFTSSGRFRHPIWRGWRPDQVPDDIRWE
- a CDS encoding IS481 family transposase — translated: MSKARLVITAVVLAHRPVPEVCADYDVSRSWVYELLARYRTEGEAAFTPHSRRPHTTPTATPAATVELILRLRRELTRAGHDAGAETIAWHLAHHHDTTVSTATIHRILRRNDAIEPQPNKRPRSSYIRFQADQPNECWQSDFTHYRLTRPDGSPGTGVEIITWLDDHSRYLLHCSAHRRITATIVVDTFRSAAARHGYPASTLTDNGMVYTVRLAGHGRSGGRNHLEHELAILGITQKNGQPGHPQTQGKVERFQQTLKKWLTAQPHQPATIGQLQALIDAFTDTYNHHRPHRSLPGQITPAAAYQARPKASPTPDARTRDSHDRIRTDKIDKTGAVTLRIAGQLRHIGIGRTHAGTCVKLLVHDLDVTIINATTGEILRELTIDPTRDYQPTGQTTSTTQKTKNA
- a CDS encoding biotin transporter BioY, yielding MSAPPTQGLDVAHPRTPARDLALIAVFAGVTAALGLIPAFYTPFSPAPITAQSFGIILAGAILGGRRALLSQLLFIALVAIGLPLLAGGRGGIGVFASPTVGFLVGYVVCAGAIGWATYRKGAPYSIGWGLLINVLGGMVLMYAFGLTGMMAVAHLSLVAAIAANVPYLIGDAIKVVAATLIAKGVHAAYPGLLPWRGTRPGADDATQGVQA
- a CDS encoding vitamin B12-dependent ribonucleotide reductase; this encodes MSETTRPSTSRSRSARPKSGKGTGLTIARVFSSEGVHPYDEVTWEKRDIVQTNWKTGENVFEQRGVEFPDSWSINASTIVTTKYFRGAVGTDAREASLKTLIDRVVNKYRTTGEQEGYFATPEDAGVFADELTWMLLHQYFSFNSPVWFNVGTTAPQQISACFILSVDDSMDSILNWYAEEGRIFKGGSGAGVNLSRIRSSKELLSSGGTASGPVSFMRGADASAGTIKSGGATRRAAKMVVLDVDHPDIEEFVETKAREEDKIRALRDAGFDMDLDGKDIVSVQYQNANNSVRVSDEFMRAVEDGDEFGLRGRLSGDVIETVDARGLFGKIAQAAWECADPGLQYDDTINDWHTNPETGRITASNPCSEYMSLDNSSCNLASLNLLKFLTDDDTFDVARFVKAVELIITAMDISVTFGDFPTEAIAETTRNYRQLGIGYANLGALLMATGHGYDSDGGRALAAAITSLMTATAYRRSAELAAVEGAYNGYARNADAHQRVMRKHQAANDELRTVNAMDAAVHQVATQEWEQVVSLGAQNGFRNAQASLLAPTGTIGFMMDCDTTGIEPDFSLVKFKKLVGGGSMQIVNHTVPKALAKLGYAEETIEAIVSYISEHGHVVDAPGLKPEHYEVFDCAMGQRAIRPMGHVRMMAAVQPFLSGAISKTVNLPESATVEDIADVYLQGWKLGLKALAVYRDNCKVGQPLSTGAKADKADEVAEPEVQIEYRPIRKRLPKKRPSFTTSFTVAGAEGYMTTGSYPDDGLGEIFLKLGKQGSTLSGVMDAFSIAVSIGLQYGVPLTTFVQKFTNLKFEPAGMTDDSDIRMAQSIMDYIFRRLALDYLSFDERAELGIYTAAERARYLDTGSYQDDADADMADLPASRPTNRPSSMPTLLVAPLTLGSAGSSAGTGAAAPVAPAPAARQKASEAAPEAVSGGDRSPHDAHTSAELMEELTGTSVDAPLCLTCGTKMRPSGSCYVCEGCGSTSGCS
- a CDS encoding IS3 family transposase (programmed frameshift), whose amino-acid sequence is MAGNTSKRYPAELKARAVRMYAEIRPDQDTDWGAMARVAELLGISTAETVRKWVRQAEVDQGARPGVTSEESAEVKRLKRENAELRRANAILKAASGFLRGRARPARAVIVDFIREHADHQPATGGLRWGVEPICAVLSEHGVKIAPSTYYEWRDRLPSKREQRDEVLLAHIRRIHADNFGVYGPRKVWLALNREGIPVARCTIERLMRQAGLAGVVRGKVKRTTIAGIGPKPADLVNRNFEPLAPNRLWVADFTYVSTWAGWTYVAFVVDAYARRIIGWRAATTMTADLVLDAVEQAIWVREREDRADFTALVAHHDHGSQYLSLAHSQRLADAGITPSAGAVGSSYDNALAESINGMYKTEVIRRQGPWRDVNAVEIATAKWVDWYNHRRLNEYCGDMPPVVLEQAHYAQQQPSAAS